The following is a genomic window from Geoalkalibacter halelectricus.
GATACACCCTGGCCTGGTCCCTTAATTCCTCGGCGAAGGTGTCCAAACGCGCGGCGCGGCGCGCGGCCAACACCAGGCGGTCGCCCTTGCGGGCGAAGGCGCGGGCGCAGGCGGCACCGAAGCCGGACGAGGCACCGCTGATAAAAACGGTTCGCGACATGGTGGCAACCTCCTTCAGAAGTGATGGGCCAGGCGGGATTGCATAAAGCGCGCGGTAAGACTTGCAGGGGCGCGCGCGAGCAGGCTTTCCAGAGCCGCCCAATCATCCAGATCGTCCCAGGGCGCCAGCTCACGCAGGTCGATCCCGGCCGCGCGCGCGCGTTGGCGGGTCGCCGCCAGAACCCGCGACGTGCTCCACGGGATATCCGCGAAAAGTTCCGGGTGATGGCGGCTTTCGCCGATCAGCACGTAGCCGCCGTCAAGGGCCGGGGCCAGCACCGCCTCATGCCCGGCCAGCGCGGCGAACGCCTCCTGCACGTGCTCCAGGGGCAAATCGGGGCTGTCGCTGCCGATGAGCACCGCGGCGCGGGCGCCGGCGTCCAGCAAAACGCGCAAGGCATGGTCCATGCGCGCGCCGAGTTCCGCGCCCTGCTGCGCCAGCAAGGGCACGCCGGGAAAGGCGCGCGCGAAATAATCGCGCTTGCCGCTGTAAAAAATCACCAGTCGCCAGGCTCCGGCAGCCATCCGTGCGACGCTTTCCTCAAGGCTGACCGCGTAGAAAGCGGCCGCCTCCGCGGGCGACAGGGGCGGGCAGAGGCGCGTCTTGGTCTGTCCGGCCTGGGGCTCCTTGGCGAAAATCCCCAGGACGTTTTCCATGTGGAATTCGCCAGTTGCGAAGTTGCTCACAATTTCCACAGACTTTTCCACAGCCGCTACAGCGAGCGGCTTTCCACCAGGGCGTAGGCCGAGTGGTTGTGGATCGACTCGAAATTCTCGCACTCCACCTGAAACCAGGTGATCTCGGGCACCCCTGCGAGCTTCTGGGTGACGGCGCGCACGATGTCCTCGACGAACATGGGGTTGTCGTAAGCCTGCTCGGTCACCGCCTTTTCATCCTCGCGCTTGAGCAGGGCGTAGACCGGGGCGCTGGCGCACTCCTCGAGCCAGCTGACCAGATCCTCGATCCACACATGCCCCCGGTAGCGGATCTGCACGCTGAGCAGGCTGCGCTGGTTGTGGGCGCCGCGCGCGCTGATCTCGCGCGAGCAGGGGCACAGGGAGGTCACCGGCACGCTCACGCCGAGGATGAAATCCTGCTCCTCGCCGAGAATGCCGATCATGCGGCACTGGTACTCCATGAGGCTGCGTGCGCCGGAGACCGGGGCGGCTTTTTCGATGAAGTAGGGAAAATCCAGTTCCAGGTGGGCGCGGCTCGCTTCGAGGCGCTGCTTCATCTCGCGCAGGATGGTGTCGAGGCTCTCGATGCTGATCTCGCCATGATAGAGATTGAGCACCTCGATGAAGCGGCTCATGTGGGTGCCCTTGAAGTGATGGGGCAGATCGACGTACATGTTGACCCGCGCCACCGTGTGCTGGCGCGCCTTGCTCTTGTCCATGACCACGATGGGATAGCGGATGTTTTTCACCCCCACCTTGTCGATGGGGATGTTGCGGGTGTCGGGGGTTTGCTGCACGTCTTTCATGGCAATCTCTCTCAGGCGTAAGCAAGCGGATCGGGCACGCCAGCCTCGGCGAAGCCCTTGAGGCGCAGGCGGCAAGAGTCGCAGCGGCCGCAGGCCAGGCCCGCGGGCGTGGGGTCGTAGCAGGAATGGGTGAGGGCGTAGTCAACGCCCAGCTCCAGGCCGCGACGGA
Proteins encoded in this region:
- a CDS encoding TIGR04282 family arsenosugar biosynthesis glycosyltransferase produces the protein MENVLGIFAKEPQAGQTKTRLCPPLSPAEAAAFYAVSLEESVARMAAGAWRLVIFYSGKRDYFARAFPGVPLLAQQGAELGARMDHALRVLLDAGARAAVLIGSDSPDLPLEHVQEAFAALAGHEAVLAPALDGGYVLIGESRHHPELFADIPWSTSRVLAATRQRARAAGIDLRELAPWDDLDDWAALESLLARAPASLTARFMQSRLAHHF
- the folE2 gene encoding GTP cyclohydrolase FolE2 — translated: MKDVQQTPDTRNIPIDKVGVKNIRYPIVVMDKSKARQHTVARVNMYVDLPHHFKGTHMSRFIEVLNLYHGEISIESLDTILREMKQRLEASRAHLELDFPYFIEKAAPVSGARSLMEYQCRMIGILGEEQDFILGVSVPVTSLCPCSREISARGAHNQRSLLSVQIRYRGHVWIEDLVSWLEECASAPVYALLKREDEKAVTEQAYDNPMFVEDIVRAVTQKLAGVPEITWFQVECENFESIHNHSAYALVESRSL